One genomic window of Pseudomonas chlororaphis subsp. piscium includes the following:
- the glnL gene encoding nitrogen regulation protein NR(II) codes for MTISDQLHRLLLDNLTTATILLNADLRLEYMNPAAEMLLAISGQRSHGQFISELFTESAEALSSLRQAVQQAHPFTKREAMLTALTGQTLTVDYAVTPILSNGDTLLLLEVHPRDRLLRITKEEAQLSKQETSKMLVRGLAHEIKNPLGGIRGAAQLLARELPDENLKDYTNVIIEEADRLRNLVDRMLGSNKLPSLALCNVHEVLERVSSLVEAESQGCITLVRDYDPSIPDVLIDREQMIQAVLNIVRNAMQAISSQNELRLGRICLRTRTMRQFTIGHVRHRLVTKIEIIDNGPGIPAELQETIFFPMVSGRPDGTGLGLAITQNIISQHQGLIECDSHPGHTTFSIFLPLEQGAPST; via the coding sequence ATGACCATCAGCGATCAATTGCACCGCTTGCTACTCGACAACCTGACCACCGCGACCATCCTGCTCAACGCCGACCTGCGCCTTGAGTACATGAACCCGGCGGCGGAGATGTTGCTGGCTATCAGTGGCCAGCGCAGCCATGGGCAATTCATCAGCGAACTGTTCACCGAATCGGCCGAAGCCCTGAGCTCCCTGCGCCAGGCGGTGCAACAGGCGCACCCGTTCACCAAGCGCGAGGCCATGCTCACCGCGCTGACCGGCCAGACCCTGACCGTGGACTACGCCGTGACGCCGATCCTGAGCAATGGCGACACCCTGCTGTTGCTGGAAGTCCACCCCCGCGACCGCCTGCTGCGGATCACCAAGGAAGAGGCCCAGCTGTCCAAGCAGGAAACCAGCAAGATGCTGGTGCGCGGCCTGGCCCACGAGATCAAGAACCCCCTCGGCGGGATTCGCGGCGCCGCCCAGCTGCTGGCCCGCGAACTGCCGGACGAGAACCTCAAGGACTACACCAACGTCATCATCGAAGAGGCCGACCGCCTGCGTAACCTGGTGGACCGCATGCTCGGCTCCAACAAGCTGCCGTCGCTGGCCCTGTGCAACGTGCACGAAGTGCTGGAGCGCGTGAGCAGCCTGGTGGAAGCCGAAAGCCAGGGCTGCATCACCCTGGTGCGCGACTACGACCCAAGCATTCCCGATGTATTGATCGACCGCGAACAGATGATCCAGGCGGTGCTCAACATCGTGCGCAACGCGATGCAGGCCATCAGCAGCCAGAACGAGCTGCGCCTGGGCCGTATCTGCCTGCGTACCCGCACCATGCGCCAGTTCACCATCGGCCATGTGCGCCACCGCCTGGTGACCAAGATCGAGATCATCGACAACGGCCCGGGGATCCCCGCGGAACTCCAGGAAACCATCTTCTTCCCCATGGTCAGCGGTCGTCCGGACGGTACCGGGCTGGGCCTGGCCATTACCCAGAACATCATCAGCCAGCACCAGGGCCTGATCGAGTGTGACAGCCATCCCGGCCACACCACGTTCTCGATCTTTCTGCCACTGGAACAAGGAGCCCCATCGACATGA
- the ntrC gene encoding nitrogen regulation protein NR(I) — protein sequence MSRSETVWIVDDDRSIRWVLEKALQQEGMTTQSFDSADGVMSRLARQQPDVIISDIRMPGASGLDLLARIREQHPRLPVIIMTAHSDLDSAVASYQGGAFEYLPKPFDVDEAVSLVKRANQHAQEQQGLEVIPALARTPEIIGEAPAMQEVFRAIGRLSHSNITVLINGESGTGKELVAHALHRHSPRAASPFIALNMAAIPKDLMESELFGHEKGAFTGAANLRRGRFEQADGGTLFLDEIGDMPADTQTRLLRVLADGEFYRVGGHTPVKVDVRIIAATHQNLETLVHAGKFREDLFHRLNVIRIHIPRLSDRREDIPTLAKHFLSRAAQELAVEPKLLKSETEEYLKNLPWPGNVRQLENTCRWITVMASGREVHISDLPPELLSLPQDSAPVTNWEQALRQWADQALARGQSSLLDSAVPSFERIMIETALKHTAGRRRDAAVLLGWGRNTLTRKIKELGMKVDGGDDDDSDEG from the coding sequence ATGAGCCGTAGTGAAACCGTGTGGATCGTCGATGACGACCGTTCTATCCGTTGGGTTCTGGAGAAAGCCTTGCAACAGGAAGGCATGACCACCCAGAGCTTCGATAGCGCCGATGGTGTGATGAGTCGCCTGGCCCGCCAGCAGCCGGACGTGATCATCTCCGATATTCGTATGCCCGGCGCCAGTGGCCTGGACCTGCTGGCGCGGATCCGCGAGCAGCACCCGCGCCTGCCGGTGATCATCATGACCGCGCACTCCGACCTGGACAGCGCTGTCGCTTCCTACCAGGGCGGCGCCTTCGAGTACCTGCCCAAGCCGTTCGATGTCGACGAAGCGGTGTCCCTGGTCAAGCGCGCCAACCAGCACGCCCAGGAGCAGCAGGGCCTGGAGGTGATCCCCGCGCTGGCCCGCACCCCAGAAATCATCGGTGAAGCGCCGGCGATGCAGGAGGTGTTTCGCGCCATCGGTCGCCTCAGCCACTCCAACATTACCGTGCTGATCAACGGTGAGTCCGGTACCGGTAAAGAGCTGGTGGCCCACGCGCTGCACCGTCACAGCCCACGGGCGGCTTCGCCGTTCATCGCCCTGAACATGGCGGCGATCCCCAAGGACCTAATGGAATCCGAGCTGTTCGGCCATGAAAAAGGCGCCTTCACCGGCGCGGCCAACCTGCGGCGCGGGCGCTTCGAGCAGGCCGACGGCGGCACCCTGTTCCTCGACGAGATCGGCGACATGCCGGCCGACACCCAGACCCGCCTGCTGCGGGTGCTGGCCGACGGCGAGTTCTACCGGGTCGGCGGGCATACGCCGGTCAAGGTCGACGTGCGCATCATCGCCGCGACCCACCAGAACCTGGAAACCCTGGTGCACGCCGGCAAGTTCCGTGAGGACCTGTTCCACCGCCTGAACGTGATCCGCATCCATATCCCGCGCCTGTCGGACCGTCGCGAAGACATCCCGACCCTGGCCAAGCACTTCCTCAGCCGCGCCGCCCAGGAGCTGGCCGTCGAGCCCAAGCTGCTGAAAAGCGAGACCGAGGAATACCTGAAGAACCTGCCGTGGCCCGGCAACGTGCGCCAGCTGGAGAACACCTGCCGCTGGATCACCGTGATGGCTTCGGGTCGCGAGGTGCATATCAGCGACCTGCCGCCGGAGCTGCTGAGCCTGCCGCAGGATTCGGCGCCGGTGACCAACTGGGAACAGGCCCTGCGCCAGTGGGCCGACCAGGCCCTGGCACGCGGCCAGTCGAGCCTGCTGGACAGCGCGGTGCCGAGTTTCGAGCGGATCATGATCGAAACCGCCCTCAAGCACACCGCCGGCCGCCGTCGCGACGCCGCCGTGCTGCTGGGCTGGGGTCGCAACACCCTGACGCGCAAGATCAAGGAGTTGGGGATGAAGGTCGATGGCGGGGATGACGACGACAGCGACGAGGGCTGA
- the grxC gene encoding glutaredoxin 3, protein MAAVVVYSSDYCPYCSRAKYLLENKGVAFEEIKVDGKPQVRAEMAQKAGRTSVPQIWIGSTHVGGCDDLFALERAGKLDALLAA, encoded by the coding sequence ATGGCTGCCGTCGTCGTCTATTCCAGCGATTACTGCCCCTACTGCTCGCGGGCCAAGTACCTGCTCGAGAACAAAGGCGTAGCCTTCGAAGAGATCAAGGTCGACGGCAAGCCGCAGGTTCGCGCCGAAATGGCCCAGAAGGCCGGGCGCACGTCCGTGCCGCAGATCTGGATCGGCAGCACGCATGTGGGCGGTTGTGACGATTTGTTCGCCCTGGAGCGCGCCGGCAAGCTCGACGCGCTGCTCGCGGCCTGA
- the trmL gene encoding tRNA (uridine(34)/cytosine(34)/5-carboxymethylaminomethyluridine(34)-2'-O)-methyltransferase TrmL, protein MFHVILFQPEIPPNTGNVIRLCANSGCHLHLIEPLGFEMDDKRLRRAGLDYHEYATLQRHADLASCLESLGHPRLFAFTTKGSRPFHDASFAEGDAFLFGPESRGLPAEVLEALPAEQRLRLPMREGCRSLNLSNTVAVAVYEAWRQLGFK, encoded by the coding sequence ATGTTTCACGTCATCCTTTTTCAACCAGAAATTCCGCCGAATACCGGCAACGTAATCAGGCTGTGCGCCAATAGCGGCTGCCACCTGCATTTGATCGAGCCACTGGGTTTCGAAATGGACGACAAGCGCCTGCGCCGGGCCGGCCTCGACTACCACGAATATGCCACCCTGCAACGCCATGCCGACCTCGCCAGCTGTCTTGAAAGCCTAGGCCATCCGCGCCTGTTCGCCTTCACCACCAAGGGCTCGCGACCTTTCCACGACGCCAGCTTCGCCGAAGGCGATGCCTTCCTGTTCGGCCCGGAAAGCCGCGGCCTGCCCGCCGAAGTGCTGGAGGCCCTGCCCGCCGAACAACGCCTGCGCCTGCCCATGCGCGAAGGCTGCCGCAGCCTGAACCTGTCCAACACCGTGGCGGTGGCCGTCTACGAAGCCTGGCGCCAGCTGGGGTTCAAATAA
- the secB gene encoding protein-export chaperone SecB codes for MTDQQNTAATEDESAPQFSLQRIYVRDLSFEAPKSPAIFRQQWEPSVGLDLNTRQKALEEGFHEVVLTLSVTVKNGDEVAFIAEVQQAGIFLIKNLDDASMSHTLGAFCPNILFPYAREALDSLVTRGSFPALMLAPVNFDALYAQELQRLQAAGENTVQ; via the coding sequence ATGACTGACCAACAGAACACCGCTGCGACCGAAGACGAATCCGCACCGCAATTCTCGCTGCAGCGCATCTATGTGCGTGACCTGTCTTTCGAAGCTCCGAAAAGCCCGGCGATCTTCCGCCAGCAGTGGGAGCCGAGCGTCGGCCTGGACCTGAACACCCGTCAGAAGGCGCTGGAAGAAGGTTTCCACGAAGTCGTGCTGACCCTGTCGGTCACCGTGAAGAACGGTGACGAAGTGGCGTTCATCGCCGAAGTGCAACAGGCCGGTATCTTCCTGATCAAGAACCTGGACGACGCTTCGATGAGCCACACCCTGGGCGCGTTCTGCCCGAACATCCTGTTCCCGTACGCTCGCGAAGCGCTGGACAGCCTGGTGACCCGCGGTTCGTTCCCGGCCCTGATGCTGGCTCCGGTGAACTTCGACGCGCTGTACGCGCAAGAGCTGCAACGCCTGCAGGCGGCCGGTGAAAACACCGTTCAATAA
- a CDS encoding rhodanese-like domain-containing protein: protein MVAHLIQFATEHYLLVGAFVILLALLIAHELSRGGRSLSTRELTALVNSEQGVVIDIRPSKDFAAGHIVGALNIPQDKLAARVGELEKHKAKTIILVDALGQHAGTHARELMKSGFTAAKLSGGVGSWKADNLPLVK from the coding sequence ATGGTTGCTCACCTGATTCAATTCGCCACTGAACACTACTTGCTCGTCGGCGCCTTCGTCATCTTGCTGGCTCTGTTGATCGCTCACGAGTTGAGCCGCGGTGGCCGCAGCCTCAGCACCCGCGAACTGACCGCGCTGGTCAACAGCGAGCAGGGCGTGGTGATCGATATCCGTCCGTCCAAGGACTTCGCCGCGGGCCATATCGTCGGCGCGTTGAACATCCCTCAAGACAAACTGGCCGCCCGCGTGGGCGAGCTGGAAAAGCACAAGGCCAAGACCATCATTCTGGTCGACGCCCTGGGTCAGCACGCCGGCACCCATGCTCGCGAGCTGATGAAGTCCGGCTTCACCGCCGCCAAGCTGTCCGGCGGCGTTGGCAGCTGGAAAGCCGACAACCTGCCGCTGGTGAAGTGA